A portion of the Macaca mulatta isolate MMU2019108-1 chromosome 4, T2T-MMU8v2.0, whole genome shotgun sequence genome contains these proteins:
- the PSORS1C2 gene encoding psoriasis susceptibility 1 candidate gene 2 protein precursor (The RefSeq protein has 1 substitution compared to this genomic sequence) — translation MMLNWKLLGILVLCLHARGISGSEDHPSHPPAEDREEASSPTLPQGPPVPGDPWPGAPPLFEDPPPPRPSRPWRDLPETGVWPPEPPRTDPPQPPRPDDPWPAGPQSPEYPWPPAPEVDHRPQEEPDLDPPREEYR, via the exons ATGATGCTCAACTGGAAGCTCCTTGGGATCCTGGTCCTTTGCCTGCACGCCAGAG GCATCTCAGGCAGCGAGGACCACCCTTCTCACCCACCCGCAGAGGACCGAGAGGAGGCAAGCTCCCCAACATTGCCTCAGGGCCCCCCAGTCCCCGGTGACCCTTGGCCAGGGGCACCCCCTCTCTTTGAAGACCCTCCGCCTCCCCGCCCCAGTCGTCCCTGGAGAGACCTGCCTGAAACTGGAGTCTGGCCCCCTGAACCGCCTAGAACGGATCCTCCTCAACCTCCCCGGCCTGATGACCCTTGGCCAGCAGGACCCCAGCCCCCAGAATACCCCTGGCCTCCTGCCCCTGAGGTGGACCACCGACCTCAGGAGGAGCCAGACCTGGACCCACCCCGGGAAGAGTACAGATAA